In Pirellulales bacterium, the DNA window CCGCCCACGCCAGTTGCTTCACCATGGCGCTGTCGAAAATCCTGGGCGACGCAAATCTCACGGCTGAACAGCTGGATACGTCGGCCGAGGTGACCCTCGAACAGGTTGATGGCGGCTGGGGCATTACGGCGATCCATCTGACACTGACTGGCAAAGTGCCCGGCGCCGACCAGGCGAAGTTCGAGGAGCTCGCCGGCAAGGCCAAGGCCGGCTGCCCCGTTTCGAAGCTGCTGAACACGAACATCAGCCTGACGGCCACGCTGAAATCGTGATCTCCTGTCCGATCCGTAAAGCGTCCAGTCGCGGCTGCCCTCATCGCAAGGGGAGCCGCTTAGTCCTCGACGAAGGATTTCAATCGCGCAAGTGCCTGGTCCCACTGGCGCGACATTCGTTCCAGGAATTCAAAGGCATCATCGAGCGAGTCGCGCCGGATTTCGAACAGCCGTTCGCGGCCGGCAGGCTCGCTGCGCACGAGGCCAGCGCGCTCCAGCACCCGCAGATGCTTGGTGACGGCTTGCCTTGTCAGCGAAGAACCTTCGGTCAAGGTCGTGATCGACGCCGGCGCGTGCGCGCTCAGCCGGGCCAGCAGTTGCAGCCGCGTTTCGTCCCCCAGTGCGGCGAAAACCGGCGCGCTTTGCCGCAACTCGCGGCTCATCGGGTCACGTCGTTTGGCTGACATAGTTGGCCACGCACTCGACTTGCATGGTCCATCCCTCGTTATGCAATCGAAACGCCTCGGCGCGCCGTTCCGCGGGAATCGCGTCGAATCCCGTCTCGGTGACCGTCAACAGCGTGCCCGTGGCGGTCTTCTCCAACGTGAACTCCACTAACGTGCAGGGTTCCTGCGAATAATCGACCGCCGGATCAATGGCGTATGGGTGCCAATGATAAGAAAAGAGCCGCTCGGGCTCCATCTTCACAGCGACCATTTCGACTGTGAGGTGCTCGTAACCTGTCCGCATTTTCTGGCCGCGCGTCGGTTGACCTGGGACGAACGGCGATTCGAGGTTCACACCGAACCACTCGCCGAACTCTTTGTAATCGGCCAGCGCCCGCCAGACGCGCGCCACCGGTGCGTTGATCTCGATACTCTTTTCAATGCGATCGGTTGTCGAATTGACCATGAATGAGTGCTCCGATGGGCTAGCGCTGTCAACAGCGGAGTTGCGCGAAATGGATCGATGTCAAGCAGCGTTGGCGACGTAATTCGCGACGCGTTCGATCTGAATAGCCCATCCTTGGCTGTTCATGCGGAAGGCTTCGTCGCGGCGGTGTGCCGGAATCGCGTCGAAGCCCGACTCCGCGACGGTCAACAGTGTGCCCGTGGCCGTCTTTTCCAGCGCGAACTCCACCAGCGTAGGCGTTTCCTGCGAGTAATCGACCTGCGGATCGATCGCGTGCGGATGCCAATGAAAGGAGAAGAGGCGCTCCGGCTCCATCTTTTGCACGACCACTTCCATGACCAGATGCTCGTAGCCGGGGTGCGTGATGTGGCCATGTGTCGCCCGGCCCGCGATGAACGGCGATTCCAAGTTGACGCCGAACCAGGCGCTGAATTCCTTGTAGTCAGTCAGTGCTCGCCACACGCGGGCGGCGGGCGCACGGATTTCAATCTTCTTTTCAATGCGGTCGGTCGAAGAGCTGACCATCGCCGTTCTCTCCATGGGAAGCAGGGGCCGATTAATAGGCAACCAATTGGTTGCATAATATCGCGGGGCTTCGGGCATGGCAAGGGGTGAGGCCGGCATCTTTATCCGCGGCCGAATTCGTATCGCCATAATTCGCCCTTGACGCTTTCGCGCCGGAAATGGTATTTGGTTATTGAAATTTGGTTAACCAAACACAGGGAGCCCCGAATGGCCCGACCTTCGGCCAAGGAACTCACTGAGCGCGAGCTCGAAGTGATGCAGGTCTTCTGGCAGCACGGCGAGATCACGGCGGCGCAGGCGCGCGATCGCCTGGCAGAGGCAGGATTCGACCTGGCTTACGTCACGGTTGCCAATTTGATCCGCATCGTGCTCGAGAAGGGATTTCTCGAGCAAACCAACGACGAACGTCCTTACGTGTACCGCGCCGCTCGATCGTTCGATGAAGTGTCGCAGAGCCTGGTAGGTGACCTGCTGCGACGCGTCTTTCAAGGCTCGCGCGAGCAGTTGCTATTGAACGTGCTCAAGCGGCGCCGCCTGACGGCCAAGGAGCGGGCCCTGTTGCGCGAAATCCTCGAGGAGCAGGAATCATGAACGGATTGATCACCATGATCCTGCGCGGCGCGATCCATGCGTCGATCGTGGCGATGGCGATGCTCGTTGCGCGACTTTGCGTCGCGCGCTCCGCGGCGGCCGGGCGATCCCTGGTCGGCGCGATCGGCATGGCATGCATCCTGGCCGTCACCGCTGCGGCGGCTCTACCGCTACCGGGCTTTCCGTCAATTTCAGGGATCGCGGATTCGGCGGAAACGAATCCACGGGCGACCGAGTCATTGGAATCAGGACCAACCGCGTCCAAGGATCCGTCACCCGCGGCCGTGTTGCCATCGGATGGTGCACAAACGTCTTCCGACACGGCTGCGTACTTGCCGCTGGCTTGGCTGAGCCGCGTGGGCCGCGGCGTGCAGCGGGCGACAAGCGCGGCCGACGCATCGCCGCGGAGCTGGAGATTGCTACTTTTGATCCTTTGCGCCCTGGGAGTCGCGGCTGGCCTGGGCCGCTTGGCAGTCGCGCTGCAAGCAGTTCAAAATCTGCGCCGCAAGAGCGAGCCTGTCACTGGCCAGGTAATTGCGCATTTGCTTAAGCAGCTCGCCGAGCGCGCTGACTACCGGCAGGCGATCGATCTTCGTCAAACGGATCGATTGACAAGTGCCGCGGTGTTCGGCTGGCGACAGCCTGTCATTGTTCTTCCTCGCGATTGGCGGGAATGGACGGCCGACGAGCTGTCGGCGGTGCTTGCCCACGAAGTCGCGCACATCGTCCGCGGCGACTTCTTGCAGCGCCTTGTCGCGCTCGCGGCGGTAGCGGTGCACTTTTATCACCCACTGGTGCGTTGGGCCGCGTGGCGCTTGGCGGTCGATCAGGAATTCGCCGCCGACCGTTTGGCGCGCGGCATAGCCGGCAGCGGGACGTCCTATGGCAAAGGGCTCGCGCGGCTCGCGCTTCGCTATCACAATTCATTACAGGAGCGGCGCGTGTGGCCGAGCGTGTCGGTCGTGCCGCGCTCCTCGGACTTTCTGGCAAGGAGGCTGGAAATGTTGCGCGTGAAGAATGATTCCATAGATCC includes these proteins:
- a CDS encoding OsmC family protein, with product MKIKRRGSAAWQGGIKDGKGAISTESGALSAYPYGFAARFEGQRGSNPEELIGAAHASCFTMALSKILGDANLTAEQLDTSAEVTLEQVDGGWGITAIHLTLTGKVPGADQAKFEELAGKAKAGCPVSKLLNTNISLTATLKS
- a CDS encoding metalloregulator ArsR/SmtB family transcription factor; translated protein: MSAKRRDPMSRELRQSAPVFAALGDETRLQLLARLSAHAPASITTLTEGSSLTRQAVTKHLRVLERAGLVRSEPAGRERLFEIRRDSLDDAFEFLERMSRQWDQALARLKSFVED
- a CDS encoding SRPBCC family protein; protein product: MVNSTTDRIEKSIEINAPVARVWRALADYKEFGEWFGVNLESPFVPGQPTRGQKMRTGYEHLTVEMVAVKMEPERLFSYHWHPYAIDPAVDYSQEPCTLVEFTLEKTATGTLLTVTETGFDAIPAERRAEAFRLHNEGWTMQVECVANYVSQTT
- a CDS encoding SRPBCC family protein; this translates as MVSSSTDRIEKKIEIRAPAARVWRALTDYKEFSAWFGVNLESPFIAGRATHGHITHPGYEHLVMEVVVQKMEPERLFSFHWHPHAIDPQVDYSQETPTLVEFALEKTATGTLLTVAESGFDAIPAHRRDEAFRMNSQGWAIQIERVANYVANAA
- a CDS encoding BlaI/MecI/CopY family transcriptional regulator, producing MARPSAKELTERELEVMQVFWQHGEITAAQARDRLAEAGFDLAYVTVANLIRIVLEKGFLEQTNDERPYVYRAARSFDEVSQSLVGDLLRRVFQGSREQLLLNVLKRRRLTAKERALLREILEEQES
- a CDS encoding M56 family metallopeptidase, with the translated sequence MNGLITMILRGAIHASIVAMAMLVARLCVARSAAAGRSLVGAIGMACILAVTAAAALPLPGFPSISGIADSAETNPRATESLESGPTASKDPSPAAVLPSDGAQTSSDTAAYLPLAWLSRVGRGVQRATSAADASPRSWRLLLLILCALGVAAGLGRLAVALQAVQNLRRKSEPVTGQVIAHLLKQLAERADYRQAIDLRQTDRLTSAAVFGWRQPVIVLPRDWREWTADELSAVLAHEVAHIVRGDFLQRLVALAAVAVHFYHPLVRWAAWRLAVDQEFAADRLARGIAGSGTSYGKGLARLALRYHNSLQERRVWPSVSVVPRSSDFLARRLEMLRVKNDSIDPRSTRWTVYGLCGALVAVALTAAFIRGAAADDQPPAPTARPIETARLPDDKRMDEAPASAPAVDPELFSRAAFDPAMLRANKGGGFLIRVGDMLRHPEIQPHVESINAGLIHLLHDIIGEVAEGVDLREIEWMAGDLRLSVTSAVMSADPEGEHGRIMLGSGGMIIRTTHARDWQAVLLEEMPGTSLKTFEGKSYVQLPSLPAIGPVAMKMRSPNDHTIIYATGTKFEFRSLGRQSGRVFQEVEDFSATLAAESP